The genomic region TGATGACAACGCCCCAGAGCACGGCCCTGCACCCCACTCCGACCTGGCACCTAGTGTCTACCACACACTCACCAGCCACCTCCCAGCTACACCCAAACCGCGCTCAGCACTAACAGTGCGAAGCTGGACCCGATCCCACGCCAAGTCCACTCCCTGCCAAGCCTTCCACAACCCAGCCGACCACACCCACTGCTCAGCAGCCTCGACTCCCCGTCCCCCCCACATCTGATCCACCTGCAACGCCTGCCCCGCCTgcctgccccgcctgccccgccttccaCGTCTCTCCCGACCGACCGACCCGCTGCTGGTCCTGTCCCCACCTGCCCGCCGAGGCCCATCCCTCCTGGCTCATCGACAGCCACCAGCCTGGCTGCCTGCAATCGCCCAGCACCCCCAGGGGGGCCGGGGTGACTCTTTCTGCACAAACTGGCCGCGCACCCCTTCCACGCAGGGTGGAGTCGACTCCCACTGACGATCTGTGTgctgtcccccccacacacacctcgtTTCCTGCTCCTGCCAGGCTGGTCTCTGTGCTGCCTCTCACTGGGGCCCCCGCTTGCTCTCCCCCGGGGGTGACACTCTCCAACTCAATGTCCCTGCTGCAGAGGTCCTCTCTGACCGCCCTGCCTGGAGGGACCCCTCTCTGAGTGGCCTTCAGACACGCAGCTGTCTTACAAGCTTAAGCCATCAGCACACTGCCGTGGTGCCGCGACCTGACCACCGGTCCCTCTGAGAGGCAGGACCCTGGTCTGCCTGGTCCATGGCTGTGCCTCCAGGTCCTAGAAGggagccagacaccaggggagcaGAGCGGCCCACGGACTGGCCCTTCTTCCCCGGGAGCAGCGAGGCCTGGCCAGAATGCAGCACGGCTGACCCCGCCCTGAGTCCGGCTGCGCCTGCCACGGCACCCCACGTGCCTCGTGCTGGGCgctgcctctgcccagcccaCCCACTCTGCGACCCAGGGCCTAGCCCTGCCTCTTCCTATCTCAACGCGTTTGGCTGCGCAACAGGGACCGTCCGATTGTCcatgtggagaaactgaggcccagagaggagcaggATGGCCTGAGGCCCTCAGAAAGCTGGCAGCAGGGGCACCAGGGCCTCTCATGACCCCGACCCAGTGGCCCAGCCCATAAGGAGCCTGCTGGGAACCCAGGgcccccgggccgggccggggcggtcCGTTGCCAGGCTACAGGCTTCAGTCTCCACCCCAGGCCGGTCCAGCGCCCCGGGCGTGTCTGTGTGTGAAAGGCCTGCGAACAGCTGGCCTCAGACCCTGTGCCTGCACCCTGGTTTCTGGGCTCAGGTCCATGAGGCCCTGGGAACTGTGCCGGGGCAGGCTCCCCACCGGCCACCAGCGTCTCCAAGTAGCCCTGGCCGCCCTCCAGGAAGGGCGCCTCAGCCTGGGCCTAGGGCTCCCACTCGCAGCAGCCGGGGACCGCTGGGCCAGCCACGCTCTGCCCTGTCAGCACAGGGTTAGGGAGTGGCAGTCAGTACCCTGGTCAGCACCAAGGGCACGGTGGGCCCTCCCAGCCAGACAGGCAGGGCCATTCCTGCCGCCCGCTCCATGCTTGCTCTAGTCCCATCAGCTCTCACTCAGAGCACAGCACCAGCCTTCCCACCCACCTCGTTTCTGCCCTCACTCCCTGCAGGCAGCGCCCCAGAAATGTCCTAttccagcggtcggcaaactcattcgtcaacagagccaaataccaacaggacaacgactgaaatttctttggagagccaaacttttgaaacttaaacttcttctaacgccacttcttcaacatagactcgcccaggccgtggtattttgtggaagagccacactcaaggggccaaagagccgcaggtggctctcgagccgcagtttgccgaccacggccctattCAAATAGAagtcaagcccagctggtgtggctcagtggttgagtgttgacctatgaaccaggaggtcacggttcaatttctggtcagggcacaggcctgggttgtgggctccttccccaggcggggcgtgcaggaggcaggtgatcaatgattctcatcatcgatgtttctctctctccctctctgaaatcattacaaATAGACTTTCTAAAAACGGAGGTCAAGTAGCCATGCCTGCCTTCAGGAAGGGCATAGCGGTCACCGTCTGCCCTCCACCACCGTGTCACTGCTGAGGTGGAGCGATGCAAGCGGACTCACCAGACTCGCAGACCACAGAGCCGGGCCGAAGCTCCAGCATCATGGTGAGCAGGGCGATGTCGGTGGAGTAGAGGATCTGGGTGCGGTGGGGCAGGTTCAGGGTCCAGAGCTCAGGCGTGGGGTGCAGCACGTACACCCAGCCCCCTCGGCCGCAGGTCACCTTGGAACCGAAAGGGCGGCCGATGAGGTCCACCGAGTGCCGCAGGGCGCCGTGCCGGGTCTGGGTCTGTGCTCCGCGCTGCACGCTCACCGCCACCATTGCCCCGTGGCCCAGGGACAGGATGGCGGTGTCCCCCTCTTTGATCAGCTCCTCGTACCCCACGAAGCTcatggtgtggctctgtggcGGGGGCCAGGGACCTGGAAGAGGGACAGGGGCGTCAGCGTGTACAGGCGCCAGGAGGCAGGATGTGCGTGGGGACCCCAGGTCCCCGGCcacggggaggggctggctcagCCCGGCACTGTCCCCCGGGGCCGCGCCTCCCTGGCCGACACGGAAGCCTCCTCGGTCTGGGGCGTGAGGCAGCAGCCATCAGCCCAAACAGCCGGAGGGACGGAGGCCAGACCCCGCCAGGACTCCCTCCGCGTCAGGCCCGAACCCTCCCGCCTCGCTCCGCCGGGAACCGGGCGCGCACCCGCGGTGAGGGGGAGGCTAGACGCTGcgggcccctcccccggccctccGGGGCGGGCTCCGGGGCGGGCGGGCTccagggcgggcgggggccgaggGACGCGGGGAGGCGAGGGCCCCGCCAGCGGAGAACGCAGCCGCGGCCGGGCCGGCACCGGTCTGGGCGGGACCACGGAGCCGCCGGAGGGGCGCGCGGGACCCCGGACCGACCCCCGCCCGCGCACGGCCCCGCGGACTCTCACCGACGCCCCGCTCGCTGGCCTGAGGGAGGGTCCGCACGTGGCTCGGCGGCCGCGGTACTTCCGGCTGCAGCCCGGCGCGTGGCGCCCGCCGATGACGTCACGGCGCCCGGCCGTCGCCGCGGGATCCGGGGCACGTGGCCGCTCCCGCCCGCCGGCTTCCCCTGGGTGTGATTCCTGTGTTTACGGTCCCGCCCCGAGGCCCGCGGTCGGGGTCTGCCCGCGGCCGCCGCCCTGTCCCCTGGGAGGACGCTGGGCCGCGGACCTGTGGTCACTGCAGCGaacgccctgcccctgcccggcccgggGTGCAGGTCagcgggaggccctggccggtcaGCCAGGCTGCAGGAGGGCAGGCGGAGTGCAGCAGAGGCCTCCGCCCAGGCCCGCTGCCCCCTGGGCCACGTCCAGGCTGCAGGAGTGCAGAACTGCTCTCAGGAGGGGGGGCCTGGGCCCCCCGAGACCCGGTGCAGGGAGAGCTGGGTGGACCGGCTCACTTTGGACTCAGTGGGGACAGTGCCAGCGGCCTGAGCCAGGGACGGGGGAGGGGCAGAACCGGGAAGGCGCAGTCTTGTGCCTCAGCCGGGCTGACTCAGAACCGGTTCCTCCTGCGGGGGAGGCGGGCCGGAGCCGCGGACTGCCGCCAGCGCTCAGCGCCCTGCAAGGAGGGCTTGTCCCGTTAGCCCTGGGGTTAGGGATGGGGCttagtctaggccagtgatgggcaacctctTGAGCttgtgtgtcaaacttcgccaaaaaactgagcataactcgggtagtgtgtcactttgaggagaaaactaactccaagactctagtcgcaaatgtttcatcctcggcatgcggccgcgtgtcatcagaaatggctacgcgtgtcagtgctgacacgcgtgtcataggttcgccatcactgacctaggcgCTATCCGAGGCCACACTTCTGGGCCGGGCTGGTCTAGCTGGGCTGGTCTAGCCTGGCAAAATGGGAGAGCCATCCTGTGGGGGGCTCTGAACTCTCCCTCCTCTGGGGCCAGGACTGGCCAGTCGGTGGCCCCGGAGTCCATGGTGGGAACCCAGGTGCCCTAGCCGGGCCTGGGTCTGGGATCCTCAGGGACAAgaaggtgaggggctgtgggtggcctCCCTCTCTGTGGGCTCATGGCCCCGTGGGGCTAGCACTCTGGCCGCTAGCTGCCTGTGTGGCTGCTTcatggcctccctgcctccctgcctcctgctctcacATGAGCCCGCCCAGCGCACCCGCGGCCCACCCTCTGTTCCAGTGACTCTGCCTGAGTCTTTGCGCCGCCTGAATCActccctaattgctcccctgagAGAGAGCTGGATTTTCCACTTCTCCTCGTGAGTTCCTCTTTCCCCAGCCGCTCCCCGTGGTGTGGGGCCCCGGCTGGGCAACTGCTCAGCCTAAATTAGGACGGTGTTTCTCGTGGTCCCTCTCCCCGCTGCCTCTGGCCATTCTGGCTGCCCCTCCTGCAGTCCGCCTTCCCACCTGCTCCATCTGAGCCGGCCAGCGCTCGGCCTGAGTCCTCAagccctggcctcccctgcccctccccccacccagctgaTTCCCCAGGTGAGGCTGGCACCTTCCTGGGCAGAGTTTGTGCGTGAGGGAGGGACCATTTCACAGACGGGGAGAGTAAGACTCAGCGAGGTGGAATAACttgcctcaggtcacacagccccTGCAGCCCGAGTGGAATTGGGATTTAAAGCCAGAGAACTAAGGGCAGGTCTGGAGaaaggtggggagaggcaggaaggaagccCTGGAGGAAAGGGAGAAGCTGAGGGTGCGCCCAGGGAGGCTGCTCCGTCCACGTCCTGGCCGGGGCAGGTGAGGTGAGGTTCCTCCTCTGACCAGCCCAGCCGGCCGCCCACTGCGCTGACTCCAGGGCAGCCCCGCCTCTACTGAGCACCGCCAGCTTCCTCTGGGTCCCGCAGAGCTGAGGGACGGACGATGCGAGCAGGAAGCAGTGGCTGCCCTGGCCGCGCTGACTCGGGCTCCAAGGATGGCCGgtgcccagcccggcccctgcACCTGGCCCGCCCACCTGCTTGCCATCACCACGGCCTGTGGATGGTCAGGGCCTCCTgtggctccctccccctccagggctGGCGGTAACCAGGTGTGATTTCTGAGGAGCCCGCACTGGACACGGGCCAGGTGATGTCACCTGGCTCCTCTCCTAGACGCCACCCAACCGGCTCCTGTGGGCCCTGGGGAACGTGGAGAGCCCACAGTGGGAGCTGGGTCAGCCAggggctccctccaccccacaccctgcTGCCCTGCTCTGCGGCCACCAGGCCCCAAGCAGCCCCGCCTGGGGTGGGGCCGCCCTCACCTTGGCATTTGGGTCCAAAGGCCTCAAagttcccctgccctcccctgccccggctGCTGACCCCCTCGCTGTCAGTCTGAGTCCAGCTCAGGGAGGGCCCGGCAGGTTGGCACAGGGCCAGCCACTCCAGGTGCTGAGGGACTGCCGGCCCGCTGTCACCCACCGGGCCCTTCCCTCTGCTTATGTGCAAAACTGGACAGAACCCCAGCCCAGAAGCCGAGGGTGCCGGAGCCCACAGGGTGGCCCCGGGCTGGGCTCCCTCTCCGTGCATGCGGACCTTGCCTGTGCAGGgagtccttccctctccccacccccaaagtgGCCAAGCCCTGGGCggcctgagggtgggggagggggccttcAGAGCCCCTGCAGAGGCTGAGACAAAGAGGAAGCCCTGagcgccccccccacacacacacacacacactctccaagCCGGCCTCCAGGGCCAGCAGCTCTGGTTTCTAGAAACAGGAACTTGAGCCTATCAGGCCTCCGGAGGCGGAGGCAGCTGCAGATATTTCTGAAacgggggaaggggctgcaggaaccCCAGCTTAAGGGACACCTGCTGCCCAGCCAGCCTGCACCGCTTGCCCCTGTACAATGGCTTGTTTTATGAGCCTGAAAAAACACCAGCACCCAAACACAAAAAGCACTTGTGGGGAGCAGGTCAGAGCAGGCCCAGGTGAGAGGGAAGAGTCGGGGTTCCTTCTGCGGTCACCACGGGGCAGCCAGTGAGGCTCCGCACCCTTTGATGCCCGCAGAGGTGAAGGGCCTGCTGGGTGCTCGTCCCTGGGTCTCTGCTTCAGGGCGCCCCGGGCACTGGgactcctggctctgccctccccccccccatctcctccGTCTGGTGTTTGTTCGCTGGGATGCTCACTCAGGGCCAGTCTCTCCCCTCGCTGCCCGCAGAGCTCACTGtgcaggcctggggggcgggagggggtgttTCATACACACATAGATGAGGGGTTCCTCCTTtattgctttattcttttttaaaatatatttttactgatctcagagaggaagggagagagagagatagaaagatcaatgatgagagagaatcattgattagctgcctcctgcacgccccctactggggatcgagcccacaacccaggcatgtgccgttgacgggaatcgaacctgggacctttcagtttgcaggcctacactctatccactgagcaacactggccagggctcttactatattatttttttttaaatatatttcatcgattttttacagagaggaagggagagggatagagagttagaaacatcgatgtatgagagagaaacatcgatcagctgcctcctgcacatactggggatgtgcccacaaccaaggtacatgcccctgactggaatcgaacctgggacccttcagtccgcaggccgacgctctatccactgagccacaccggccagggctcttgctTTATTCTTAAAGCAGCATCTGATGGGTGTTAACCACAGGTGCTCCAATTCACGCTTTAAGTCGCGGTATAACCCTCCACACGGGCTCaggccccccaccctgccagcccctcTCGATGGGCATCCAGTTCTATCCACGTtgatctgtgtgtgtttttcgaACTACAGGCCTCTATTGGCCGAGGCCGCCCTTTCCATAGGCGGAAGTGGGATCTGGGGTCATGGAGCGGGAATGTTTTTAACTTTAATGGATATCCTGCCAAAGTCCTTTCCGAAAAAGATGTAGCAATTCACAGTTGTGAACGCCTGTCTCCCCGCGGTCCAGCCCACAGCTCACTCTGGCGGCTGTCCCTCTTTTACGTTCTGCTGATCTGGGTGGGTTAGGGTAGTGGAAGGTAGTAGAGTCATTgttctttaaatttaatttgcatGGTTCtggtttttagggtttttttggttgttttttttttacatctcacAGATACTTAATGGTGAGCGAGTCCTCCGATCTTTGCCTTTGGGGGTTGGTGGGGAGGCTGAACCTGCCCCCTGCGcagagggccaggctggggtctGGAGACAGGCTTTGCACCGCCCAGCGGCCTCTCTGGGCCGCACCTCCCCGCAGGGGCAGGGCCCCCACAGCTTCAGGACTCGCCCAAGGTCAAGGCACCGCGGGTGCCGGCGGGCTGGGCCGGAGCCAGACTGCGCCTCCGGCTCGCTTTCACTCTGCACCAAGATCGCCCCGGAGATGCCTGGGGCACCTTGAGAAAGGTCGCGGTTGGGAACCAGCGGGACGGCGCGGGTGGGGGGCAGTACCTGCAGCGGGAGCCCGGCCCTGGCCGCTGTCCTCGCGgggactggggggcggggaggcgggagccAGGATGCGGACAAGCCCGAGCTTCCTCAGAGCCTGGcggctctctgcctcagtttcccgcCCGGCGGCAGTGTCGGGGAGAACTCCAGGGGGTCCAAAGGTCTGAGGTTCCGGCTTCGGGGtcccgggcgggcggcgggccgggTGGGCGGGATGCGCGGGGTCCGGGGAGGGAGTTCTCCGGGTGGGAGGCCTGGGGGTGGCTTGGAGCTGCGGGCGGCGGACAAAGCGGCGACACCACCCCGCGGCGCGGGCCAATGGAATGAATGGGCTATAAATAGCAGCCAATGGGCGGCCCGCGTGGCGCCCCTTAAGAGCCGCGGGAGCGCGGATCTGCCGCTGTTCGCCTGCGACGCTCCCGGAGCCGAGGAAGCACCGAGCGCCCTGCTGCCGGGTGAGTGGGCCCGAGGGCCCGGGACGGAcgcgctggggcggggcgggggcgctgcgcacggagggggcgcgggggccgCTGCATCCCGTGCTCCGGGCGCGGCGAAGACCCCCAGCCTGGAACCCGAGcgcctggggaggtggggacgCCCCCTCGCGCGCACAGCGGACCCCGCTGACCTTGGCCACAtccgggggctggggctggggaccagGGCCCCGGGTGGCTTGCAGGTCCCTGGGAGGCTGGTGCCCCGCTCCTCTCTGATGCACCGTCTTCCGCAGctcgccgcccgccgccgccatgCCCTTCTCCAACAGCCACAACGCGCTGAAGCTGCGCTTCCCGGCGGAGGACGAGTACCCCGACCTCAGCGCCCACAACAACCACATGGCCAAGGTGCTGACCCCCGAGCTGTACGCCGAACTGCGCGCCAAGAGCACGCCGAGCGGCTTCACGCTGGACGACGTCATCCAGACCGGAGTGGACAACCCGGGTACGCGCCGCCCGTCCCGGGCCGGGGATCGGGGCGTCCCGGGGCCGggtcccccgcccgccccgcgcgcaGCTGCCGGCTGTTCGGCCGCCGGCTCGGCCGGGCAGTGACGTCACTGCCCCGTTGGgcgccctcccccaggccacccctTCATCATGACCGTGGGCTCCGTGGCGGGCGACGAGGAGTCCTACGAAGTGTTCAAGGAGCTCTTCGACCCCATCATCGAGGACCGGCACGGCGGCTACAAGCCGGGTGACGAGCACAAGACCGACCTCAACCCCAGCCACCTGCAGGTGCGGGGcggccggcggcggggcggggcgggcgggaggcaggTCCCGGCGGCGCTCACCTACGCTCGGCCCGCAGGGCGGCGACGATCTGGACCCCAACTACGTGCTGAGCTCCCGGGTGCGCACGGGCCGCAGCATCCGCGGCTTCTGCCTCCCCCCGCACTGCAGCCGCGGGGAGCGCCGCGCCATTGAGAAGCTCGCGGTGGAAGGTAGGGgtcgccccggccccgccgcctgTTTACCCGCATCCGAGCCGCCCGCCGCCTGCTCTTATCTGCAGGCGCGGTCCGGTCCCGAGGGGCCCGGCGAGGGCCACCGTCTGTCTCGGGCCGCGCCCGGACCACGCAGACCGGGCTCCCATGGGGCTGggcgcgggcggggagggggggcggggagggggcggcctggGGACCGGGCAGACCGGGCTCccacggggcggggagggcccgGCCCGCAGCCTGTCCGCTGAGCCCGCCTCTGCGCAGCGCTCTCGAGCCTGGACGGCGACCTGGCGGGCAAGTACTACTCGCTCAAGAGCATGACGGACGcggagcagcagcagctcatcgaTGACCACTTCCTCTTCGACAAGCCCGTGTCGCCGCTGCTGCTGGCCTCGGGCATGGCCCGGGACTGGCCCGACGCCCGTGGCATCTGGtgcgtgtcccctcccccctccctccccatcccgcggccccgcctcccctgcgCCGGCCCCGCCCATGCAGAGCGGGAAGGAGGGGGCACTCCTGGGGCAGGTTTGGTGCCACCGGGCCTCCAGGCAGGGCCTCCAGGCAGGTGACCTTGACCAGGCAGGTGCGGGGAGGCCTCGGTCCCTGGGGAccttaggggggtggggggtggggggtggggggggagacagACCAGGTTGGCTTCTCCCCCATCTTGGGAGCTGGAGctccttgttttctctctctcacgtGCTTCCAGGCGCTCGGGGACTCTGCCAGGTGCCGGTGACGCAGAGGATTCCCAGTGGGCGAGGGAGGGCCTCCTGCTTGCCCGCTGTCTGTAGGCGGGGCTCCAGCCCCCAGATGCAGTGCTTTTCGGggcggtgggggtgtgtgtgtcctggcTGCCTTGCCTCTCACCTCTTAGATGGGGACCTGGTGTCCCCCCCAGTGCCCGCCCCCAGCACGTGACTGGCAGGATGGGGGGCAGCTTAGGGCTTTTCGATCCATTTCTGAGGtgtcctggcctccctgcctgcccctgggTCACCTCAGGGACTTAGAAGTTCCTCAGGCCTGGGACCCCTGGAGTGTTTTCTGGATGTGCCAAGGCCTCAGTCCCGGAGGCCTgactctgcccgcccccccccccaggcacaaTGACAATAAGACCTTCCTGGTGTGGATCAACGAGGAGGACCACCTGCGGGTCATCTCCATGCAGAAGGGGGGCAACATGAAGGAGGTGTTCACCCGCTTCTGCAATGGCCTCACCCAGgtcaggcctggccccccaacaggagctggcatggggggggggttcggtgccaaggagggggcagggccaggcagggacgCAGTCGCCTCAGGCTCCTGGGTCCCAGCTGgtccctgtggggaggggtgtccccaggcctcaccgcCCAGGCCTTCTCCCCTCCAGATTGAAACGCTCTTCAAGTCGAAGAACTACGAGTTCATGTGGAACCCGCACCTGGGCTACATCCTCACCTGCCCTTCCAACCTGGGCACGGGGCTGCGGGCCGGCGTGCACATCAGGCTGCCCCACCTGGGCCGGCACGAGAAGTTCGCCGAGGTGCTCAAGCGGCTGCGGCTTCAGAAGCGAGGCACAGGTGCGTGGGGCAGGGTCTGCCCGCGGCTCTCCCGCTGCCCCCGGCCCCGCTGACCCGGTGGTCTCCCCAGGTGGCGTGGACACGGCCGCGGTGGGCGGGGTCTTTGACATCTCCAACGCCGACCGCCTGGGCTTCTCGGAGGTGGAGCTGGTGCAGATGGTGGTGGACGGCGTGAAGCTGCTCATTGAGA from Eptesicus fuscus isolate TK198812 chromosome 5, DD_ASM_mEF_20220401, whole genome shotgun sequence harbors:
- the CKB gene encoding creatine kinase B-type, which produces MPFSNSHNALKLRFPAEDEYPDLSAHNNHMAKVLTPELYAELRAKSTPSGFTLDDVIQTGVDNPGHPFIMTVGSVAGDEESYEVFKELFDPIIEDRHGGYKPGDEHKTDLNPSHLQGGDDLDPNYVLSSRVRTGRSIRGFCLPPHCSRGERRAIEKLAVEALSSLDGDLAGKYYSLKSMTDAEQQQLIDDHFLFDKPVSPLLLASGMARDWPDARGIWHNDNKTFLVWINEEDHLRVISMQKGGNMKEVFTRFCNGLTQIETLFKSKNYEFMWNPHLGYILTCPSNLGTGLRAGVHIRLPHLGRHEKFAEVLKRLRLQKRGTGGVDTAAVGGVFDISNADRLGFSEVELVQMVVDGVKLLIEMEQRLEQGQAIDDLIPAQK